From Scleropages formosus chromosome 1, fSclFor1.1, whole genome shotgun sequence, a single genomic window includes:
- the fabp7b gene encoding fatty acid binding protein 7, brain, b encodes MVEAFCATWKLVESENFDEYMKALGVGFATRQVGNVTKPTVIISQDGDKVTVKTLSTFKNTEISFKLGEEFDETTADDRNCKSTVSLEGDKLVHVQKWDGKETKFVREIKDGKMIMKLTFEDVLAVRTYEKA; translated from the exons ATGGTGGAGGCGTTCTGTGCCACATGGAAGCTCGTGGAGAGCGAGAACTTCGACGAGTACATGAAGGCGCTGG GAGTAGGTTTTGCCACAAGACAAGTGGGCAATGTGACTAAACCCACGGTGATCATCAGCCAGGATGGAGACAAGGTGACGGTGAAAACGCTGAGCACCTTCAAGAACACAGAGATCTCCTTCAAACTGGGAGAGGAGTTCGACGAGACCACAGCGGATGACAGGAACTGCAAA TCCACTGTGTCCCTGGAAGGAGACAAGCTGGTGCACGTGCAGAAGTGGGACGGCAAAGAGACCAAGTTCGTCCGCGAGATCAAGGATGGCAAAATGATCATG aaacttaCTTTTGAAGACGTGCTGGCTGTGCGCACATATGAAAAGGCATAA